CTCGCGGCGGCCCAGCCGGATTTCTTCGTCGCGGCGGCCGCGAATGCCGGCCAGCGTATCCGCCGGCGGTGCGCGGTCGAGGAACAGCGCCATGGTGCGATTGGGCGCGGCCTTCGGAAATGGATTGTCCGACAGCACCTCCGCCATCTCGGCGGCGCTGCGCACGAGAACGCCGACCGGCTTGCCGGCATAGGCTTGCAGGCGCTTCTCCAGCGCGGACTTGATGGCGGCTTCGGATTTGCCAAAGGTGAAGACGACATTGCCGCTGGCGATGAAGGTGCGGACGGCGCCGAACCCCAGTTCCTCGCAGATATCCTTGAGGTCGCTCATCGGCAGCTTGCCGGTGCCGCCGACATTGACGGCCCGCAGCAGCGCCACGAACGCGCCCATCGGCCTAGCGAACGTTGGCGAGCCGCATGTCGAGATAGCCGGTCACCGTCTCCATCAGCGGCTCCAGCTTGTCCTCGAAGAAATGGTTGGCGCCCGGAATGGTCTGCTGGTCGATGACGATGCCTTTTTGGGTCTTCAGCTTTTCGACCAGCGTAGTGACGTCCTTCGCCGGCGCCACGATATCCTTGTCGCCGTGGACGATCAGGCCGGACGAGGGGCAGGGCGCCAGGAACGAAAAATCGTAACGGTTGGGTTCGGGCGCGATCGAGATAAAGCCTTCGACCTCCGGCCGGCGCATCAGGAGCTGCATGCCGATCCAGGCGCCGAACGAGAAGCCCGCGACCCAGCAGGCGCGCGCTTCCGGGTTGATGGTCTGCGCCCAATCGAGCGCCGACGCCGCATCCGACAGTTCGCCGGTGCCATGGTCGAACGTGCCCTGGCTGCGACCGACGCCGCGGAAGTTGAACCGCAACACCGAAAAGCCGCGCGCCACAAAGGCGTAGTAGACTTGATAGACGATCGGGTGGTTCATGCTGCCGCGAAATTGCGGATGCGGGTGCAGCACCATCGCGATCGGCGCGTTCTTCTGCTTGGCCGGATGATAACGGCCTTCGAGACGGCCTGCGGGGCCGGTGAAAATGACTTCAGGCATTGGTGATCCTTGGCAAAATCAACCGACTTTGTGCTGGCTTCATCCGGCGCTTTGGCAGATGAAGTCTTGCAGAGAGATAAGGGCTGATCAGACGTCGTTGGGCGATGCGCGAACGGCGCCTGGTGAAGTGGTCGCCGCGTTCTAGCATGAGGCGAGGGGCAAAAAGCAAGCTTCTTGAGCATCTCGCGGGGGCCTTCACAACCTTGGCGTTGGCGATTGCCGGGCGGCGGCGCGATCCCCAATTGCGGTAGGGTCGGCCGGGACGGTGTAGGGTGCTGCCGGCAACGCATTTCTCTTTCCAGGTAATATATTACTCCATGCCTGACCGGGTCTATCTCGACTGGAACGCCACCACGCCGCTTCGCCGCGAAGCCCGGGAAGCGATGGTTGCCGCATGGGAGCTCGCCGGCAATCCGTCCTCGGTCCATGCCGAGGGCCGCCAGGCCCGCCGGCTGGTCGAGGGGGCGAGGGCCGCGATTGCGGGCGCGGTCGGCGCACCGGCACGAGACGTCGTCGTCTTCACCTCGGGGGGAACCGAAGCCAATGCGCTGGTGCTGACGCAGGGCCTGCGGCGGGCGAGCGGGGTTCCCGTGCAGCGGCTGTTGGTTTCCGCCGTCGAGCACGCCTCGGTGCTCGCGGGCGGGCGATTCCCGACCGATGCCATTAGCGTCGTCGGCGTCACCCGGTCGGGCCTGCTCGACCTCGACCGCCTGCGGGCGATGCTCGCTGACGGGCCGCCGGCGCTGGTCTCGGTGATGCTGGCCAACAACGAAACCGGGGCGGTGCAGCCGGTCATGGAGGCTGCGGGGATCGTGCACGAAGCGGGCGGACTGCTGCATGTCGACGCGATCCAGGCCCTTGGCAAGATTCCTTTCGATATCAATGCATTGGGTGCCGATCTGCTGACGCTTTCGGCGCACAAGATCGGCGGTCCCAAGGGCGTCGGCGCCCTGGTTGTGGCCGAGGACCTGCTCGGGCTCGAGCCGGTGCTGCGCGGTGGCGGTCAGGAACACGGCCGCCGGGCGGGGACCGAGAATGTGGCGGGAATTGCGGGCTTCGGCGCCGCCGCCAAGGCCGCCATGGCTGCGCTGGAGGGCGATGCGCGCCGCCTTAAGGGCTTGCGGGACCGGCTTGAAGAAGGCCTGCGGCAGACCCCCGGACTGGTGGTGTTCTCAGGCGACGCTCCGCGGCTGCCCAACACCACGCTGTTCACGGTTCCCGGGCTCAAGGCGGAAACCGCCGTCATCGGCTTCGATCTCGCCGGGATTGCGGTATCCTCGGGTTCCGCCTGTTCGTCGGGCAAGGTGCAGCCGTCGCACGTGCTGGAGGCGATGGGGTTCGGCCCCGAACTGGCCCAGGGAGCCGTGCGGCTCAGTCTGGGCTGGTCCACGACGCCTGCGGACGTCGATCGGACCCTTGAGGCTTGGCGAAGGCTCGCCAATACCTTACTTAAGAGAAGCGACGAAACACTGCTTGAACGGTTCTAAGCAGGTGATTTCCTCCAGGAAACATCGTAATAGTTCTTCAGAATGATCCACACCGCGGTCCTTGAAACCGCGAGCGGAGGATGGAATGGCGGCCGTACAAGAGACCGTCGATCGGGTGCGCCGGATCGACGTCGATCAATATCGTTATGGGTTTGAGACCGTAATCGAGTCCGACAAGGCCCCGAAGGGGTTATCGGAAGATACCGTCCGCTTCATTTCGGCGAAAAAGAACGAGCCAGCCTGGATGCTGGAATGGCGGCTGGAGGCCTATCGGCGCTGGCTGACCATGACCGAGCCGACCTGGGCGCGGGTCAATTACCCCAAGATCGATTACCAGGATCTCTATTACTACTCGGCGCCGAAGCCGAAGAAGCAGGTCTCGTCGCTGGACGAGATCGATCCGGAAATTCTCAAGACCTACGAGAAGCTCGGCATTCCCCTGCGCGAGGTGGAAGTGCTGGAGGGCGTCGCCCGCCCCGAGGGCGAACGCAGGATCGCCGTCGACGCCGTGTTCGATTCGGTTTCCGTGGCGACCACCTTCAAGGAAGAGCTGAAGAAAGCCGGCGTGATCTTCATGCCGATCTCGGAGGCGATCCGCGAGCATCCCGAACTGGTGCAGAAATATCTCGGCACCGTGGTGCCGACCTCGGACAACTATTTCGCTACGCTGAACTCGGCGGTGTTCTCCGACGGCTCGTTCGTCTATGTGCCGCCGGGCGTGCGCTGCCCGATGGAGCTGTCGACCTATTTCCGCATCAACGAGCGCAACACCGGCCAGTTCGAGCGCACCCTGATCATCGCCGACAAGGGTGCATACGTCAGCTATCTCGAAGGCTGCACCGCGCCGCAGCGCGACGAGAACCAGTTGCACGCCGCCGTGGTCGAGCTGGTGACGCTCGACGACGCCGAGATCAAATATTCGACGGTGCAGAACTGGTACCCCGGCAATTCCGAAGGTGTCGGCGGCATCTACAATTTCGTCACCAAGCGGGGCGATTGCCGCGGCAACAATTCGAAGATTTCCTGGACCCAGGTCGAGACGGGTTCTGCGATCACCTGGAAATATCCGAGCTGCATCCTGCGCGGCGATAATTCGCGCGGTGAATTCTACTCGATCGCGATTTCGAACGGCCACCAGCAGGTCGATTCCGGCACCAAGATGATCCACCTCGGCAAGAACACGACGAGCCGGATCATCAGCAAGGGCATCGCCGCCGGCGTGTCGCAGAACACTTATCGCGGCCTCGTCACCGCGCATCGCAAAGCCACCGGCGCGCGTAATTTTACGGCGTGTGATTCCTTGTTGATCGGCGACAAATGCGGTGCGCACACCGTGCCGTATATCGAGGCGAAGAATTCCTCGGCGCTGTTCGAGCATGAGGCCACCACGTCAAAGATTTCCGAGGATGTGCTGTTCTACTGCGTGCAGCGCGGGCTGAGCCAGGAAGAAGCCGTCGGCCTCGTCGTCAACGGTTTTGTCAAAGACGTGCTGCAGCAGCTGCCGATGGAATTCGCGGTGGAAGCGCAGAAGCTGATCTCGATCAGCCTCGAAGGATCGGTTGGATAGGAAGTGCCTCATCCTGAGGAGGCCGCGTGAGCGGCCGTCTCGAAGGGTGAGAGGAAAGATTGTCGGCCACGTCCTTGCAAGACGCGCCTGCGGCGCTCCTCAGGACGAGGAAAACGAAAGAAAGACGGAACAACGTAATGTCACTGCTCGAAGTCAAGAACCTGCAGGTCCGTGTCGACGATCGGGAGATTCTCCACGGGCTGTCGCTGACGGTGAACCCGGGCGAAGTGCACGCCATCATGGGGCCGAACGGCTCCGGCAAGTCGACGCTGTCGCACGTCATCGCCGGTAAGCCCGGTTATGAAGTCACCGGCGGCGAGATCCTGTTCAAGGGCGAGAACCTCTTGGAGATGTCGCCGGACGAACGCGCCGCCAAGGGCGTGTTCCTGGCGTTCCAGTATCCGGTGGAAATCCCGGGTGTCGCCACCATGACCTTCCTGCGCACCGCGCTGAACGCCCAGCGCAAGGCGCGCGGCGAGAGCGAATTTTCGACGCCGGATTTCCTCAAGAAGGTTCGCGAGGTCGCCAAGTCCCTCAACATACCGCAGGACATGCTGCGCCGTGGCGTCAATGTCGGCTTCTCCGGCGGCGAGAAGAAGCGCAACGAAGTGCTGCAGATGGCGCTGTTCGAGCCGAGCCTGTGCATCCTCGACGAGATGGATTCCGGGCTCGACATCGACGCGCTGCGGGTCGCCGCCGACGGCGTCAACGCGCTGCGCTCGCCTGACCGAGCCATGGTGGTGATCACGCATTATCAGCGGCTGTTGAATTACATCGTGCCGGATTTCGTGCACGTGATGTCGAAAGGCCGCGTCGTGAAGAGCGGCGGCAAGGAACTGGCGCTGGAACTCGAGGCTTCCGGCTACGCGCAGTTCGAAGCCGCGGCCTGAACCTGAAGCGGATGTCGTAATGAACGTTGCATTGGCAAAGACCGAGACCGGACGCGCGCTGAGCGACAGCTTCGCGGTCGCGCGTGACCGGCTGCCCGGCGCGGGCAAGGTCGCGGATCAGAGGCGACAGGCGTTCGAGGCCTACGAGCGCGCCGGCCTGCCGCACCGGCGGATCGAGGACTGGAAATACACCGACCTGCGCGCACTGATGCGCGAGGTGTTGCCGCTTGCGCCCGCACCGGACGCGGCGGCGCTGAACCGCGCAGCCGCCGCGCTGAAACTGCATGCGATCGACGGCGCGCGCCGGCTGGTACTGGTCGACGGCGTGTTCGCGCCAAAACTGTCGGAAACGGCCAATCCCGAACAAGGCCTCGCCATCCGCACGCTGTGCGAGGCGCTGGAAACCGGCGATGCGGCGCTGCAGGCGCAATTGTTCGCGCCCGACCATTCCGATTCCATGGTGGCGCTGAACAGCGCGATGATGACCGACGGCCTCGTGATCGAGATCGCCGACGGCGCCGTGCTGGCGCAGCCGCTGCATATCGTCCATATCGCCAGCAGCGCCGTGCCCGCGGCGATGTTCACCCGCTCGCTGCTCCGCCTCGGCAAGGCCGCTGGCGCGACGCTGGTGGAAAGCTACATCAGTGCCGATGGCGCCAAGGCCTATCAGGTCCATGACGCGCTGGTACTTTCGATCGGCGACGGCGCGCGGCTCGACCATGTCCGCCTGGTCGAGGATGGCCGCGACGCCTTCAACATCTCCTCATCGGTGATGCGGCTCGGCGCCCACGCCCATTTCAACACCTTCGGCATGACCTCCGGCTCCGGCGTCAGCCGTTACCAGGCCGTCATCGCCTTTGCCGGCGAGGGTTCGAAGGTCGAGGCCAACGGCGTCAATCTGCTGAACGGCCATCAGCACGCCGACACCACGCTGTTCATGGACCACGCGGTGCCGAATTGCGTCAGCCGCGAGATCTTCCGCGCCGTGGTCGACGACCGCGGCCATTCGGTGTTCCAGGGCCGCATCATCGTCCGCCCTGACGCGCAGAAGACCGACGCCAAGATGATGACGCGGGCGTTGCTCTTGTCCGACGAGGCTGAGGCCGACAACAAGCCGGAGCTGGAGATTTTCGCCGACGACGTCACCTGCGGCCATGGCGCCGCCATCGGCGCGCTCGACGAGAGCCTGTTGTTCTATCTGCGCGCGCGGGGCCTGCCCGAGAAGGAGGCCCAGGCGCTGCTGATCCAGGCCTTCGTCGGCGAGGCGATCGAATCCATCGTCAATGACGGCCTGCGCGAACTCGCGATCTCGGCGGCGCAGCGCTGGCTGGAGGCACGGGGATGACCATGCATCCGGCAGTCCTGAACGGTTCATACGACGTCGCCCGGGTCCGGGAAGACTTTCCCGCGCTGGCGCTGAAGGTCTACGGCAAGCCGCTGGTCTATCTCGACAACGCCGCCTCGGCGCAGAAGCCGACCGCCGTGCTCGACCGCATGACGCAGGCCTACAAGAGCGAATATGCCAACGTGCATCGCGGGCTGCACTACCTCGCCAATGCAGCGACGGAAGCCTATGAGGGCGGCCGCGCCAAGGTTGCGAAGTTCATCAATGCCGGGCGCAACGAAGAGGTCATCTTCACCCGCAACGCCACCGAGGCGATCAACCTCGTGGCCTCGTCCTGGGGCGAGCCGAATATCGGCGAGGGCGACGAGATCGTGCTCTCGATCATGGAGCACCATTCCAACATCGTGCCCTGGCATTTCCTGAGGGAGCGTCACGGCGCCGTCCTGAAATGGGCCGATGTCGACGACGAAGGCAACTTCCTGATCGACGAATTCGAAAAGCTGCTGGGCCCGCGCACCAAACTGGTCGCGATCACGCAGATGTCGAATGCGCTCGGCACCATCGTTCCGGTCAAGGAAGTGGTGAAGCTCGCGCATAGCAGGGGCATCCCGGTCCTGGTCGACGGCAGCCAGGCCGCCGTGCATCTGGCGATCGACGTGCGCGATATCGACGCCGATTTCTACGTCTTCACCGGCCACAAGCTGTACGGCCCGACCGGCATCGGCGTGCTCTACGCCAAGCACGAGCACCTGGTCGCGATGCGGCCCTATAACGGCGGCGGCGAGATGATCCGCGAGGTCGCGCGGGACTGGGTCACCTATGGCGATCCGCCGCACAAGTT
The sequence above is drawn from the Bradyrhizobium sediminis genome and encodes:
- a CDS encoding DUF1697 domain-containing protein: MGAFVALLRAVNVGGTGKLPMSDLKDICEELGFGAVRTFIASGNVVFTFGKSEAAIKSALEKRLQAYAGKPVGVLVRSAAEMAEVLSDNPFPKAAPNRTMALFLDRAPPADTLAGIRGRRDEEIRLGRREIYIHYGEGMAKSKLVIPAAKTGTARNMNTVATLARMASEL
- a CDS encoding alpha/beta hydrolase is translated as MPEVIFTGPAGRLEGRYHPAKQKNAPIAMVLHPHPQFRGSMNHPIVYQVYYAFVARGFSVLRFNFRGVGRSQGTFDHGTGELSDAASALDWAQTINPEARACWVAGFSFGAWIGMQLLMRRPEVEGFISIAPEPNRYDFSFLAPCPSSGLIVHGDKDIVAPAKDVTTLVEKLKTQKGIVIDQQTIPGANHFFEDKLEPLMETVTGYLDMRLANVR
- a CDS encoding cysteine desulfurase family protein, translating into MPDRVYLDWNATTPLRREAREAMVAAWELAGNPSSVHAEGRQARRLVEGARAAIAGAVGAPARDVVVFTSGGTEANALVLTQGLRRASGVPVQRLLVSAVEHASVLAGGRFPTDAISVVGVTRSGLLDLDRLRAMLADGPPALVSVMLANNETGAVQPVMEAAGIVHEAGGLLHVDAIQALGKIPFDINALGADLLTLSAHKIGGPKGVGALVVAEDLLGLEPVLRGGGQEHGRRAGTENVAGIAGFGAAAKAAMAALEGDARRLKGLRDRLEEGLRQTPGLVVFSGDAPRLPNTTLFTVPGLKAETAVIGFDLAGIAVSSGSACSSGKVQPSHVLEAMGFGPELAQGAVRLSLGWSTTPADVDRTLEAWRRLANTLLKRSDETLLERF
- the sufB gene encoding Fe-S cluster assembly protein SufB, yielding MAAVQETVDRVRRIDVDQYRYGFETVIESDKAPKGLSEDTVRFISAKKNEPAWMLEWRLEAYRRWLTMTEPTWARVNYPKIDYQDLYYYSAPKPKKQVSSLDEIDPEILKTYEKLGIPLREVEVLEGVARPEGERRIAVDAVFDSVSVATTFKEELKKAGVIFMPISEAIREHPELVQKYLGTVVPTSDNYFATLNSAVFSDGSFVYVPPGVRCPMELSTYFRINERNTGQFERTLIIADKGAYVSYLEGCTAPQRDENQLHAAVVELVTLDDAEIKYSTVQNWYPGNSEGVGGIYNFVTKRGDCRGNNSKISWTQVETGSAITWKYPSCILRGDNSRGEFYSIAISNGHQQVDSGTKMIHLGKNTTSRIISKGIAAGVSQNTYRGLVTAHRKATGARNFTACDSLLIGDKCGAHTVPYIEAKNSSALFEHEATTSKISEDVLFYCVQRGLSQEEAVGLVVNGFVKDVLQQLPMEFAVEAQKLISISLEGSVG
- the sufC gene encoding Fe-S cluster assembly ATPase SufC encodes the protein MSLLEVKNLQVRVDDREILHGLSLTVNPGEVHAIMGPNGSGKSTLSHVIAGKPGYEVTGGEILFKGENLLEMSPDERAAKGVFLAFQYPVEIPGVATMTFLRTALNAQRKARGESEFSTPDFLKKVREVAKSLNIPQDMLRRGVNVGFSGGEKKRNEVLQMALFEPSLCILDEMDSGLDIDALRVAADGVNALRSPDRAMVVITHYQRLLNYIVPDFVHVMSKGRVVKSGGKELALELEASGYAQFEAAA
- the sufD gene encoding Fe-S cluster assembly protein SufD is translated as MNVALAKTETGRALSDSFAVARDRLPGAGKVADQRRQAFEAYERAGLPHRRIEDWKYTDLRALMREVLPLAPAPDAAALNRAAAALKLHAIDGARRLVLVDGVFAPKLSETANPEQGLAIRTLCEALETGDAALQAQLFAPDHSDSMVALNSAMMTDGLVIEIADGAVLAQPLHIVHIASSAVPAAMFTRSLLRLGKAAGATLVESYISADGAKAYQVHDALVLSIGDGARLDHVRLVEDGRDAFNISSSVMRLGAHAHFNTFGMTSGSGVSRYQAVIAFAGEGSKVEANGVNLLNGHQHADTTLFMDHAVPNCVSREIFRAVVDDRGHSVFQGRIIVRPDAQKTDAKMMTRALLLSDEAEADNKPELEIFADDVTCGHGAAIGALDESLLFYLRARGLPEKEAQALLIQAFVGEAIESIVNDGLRELAISAAQRWLEARG
- a CDS encoding cysteine desulfurase; the encoded protein is MTMHPAVLNGSYDVARVREDFPALALKVYGKPLVYLDNAASAQKPTAVLDRMTQAYKSEYANVHRGLHYLANAATEAYEGGRAKVAKFINAGRNEEVIFTRNATEAINLVASSWGEPNIGEGDEIVLSIMEHHSNIVPWHFLRERHGAVLKWADVDDEGNFLIDEFEKLLGPRTKLVAITQMSNALGTIVPVKEVVKLAHSRGIPVLVDGSQAAVHLAIDVRDIDADFYVFTGHKLYGPTGIGVLYAKHEHLVAMRPYNGGGEMIREVARDWVTYGDPPHKFEAGTPAIVESIGLGAAIDYVNSIGKERIAAHEHDLLAYAEARLREINSLRLIGTARGKGPVISFEMKGAHPHDIATVIDRQGIAVRAGTHCAMPLLERFNVTATCRASFGMYNTREEVDHLAQALIKARELFS